A region from the Sphaerodactylus townsendi isolate TG3544 linkage group LG01, MPM_Stown_v2.3, whole genome shotgun sequence genome encodes:
- the SERTAD2 gene encoding SERTA domain-containing protein 2, translated as MLGKGGKRKFDEHEDGLEGKEVSPADGPSKVSYTLQRQTIFNISVMKLYNHRPLTEPSLQKTVLINNMLRRIQEELKQEGSLRPMFITPSQPTDILGDNFREVQPAFSHLASLPVHPADSASATPLESCLTPASLLEDDSFCTSQTLPQDGPTKPPTPPPVKDSFSSALDEIEELCPTPTSAEAVVAAAAAETTESDHSKENSSESALQKPEGLQESRINEPRLMDSLPGNFEITASTGFLTDLTLDDILFADIDTSMYDFDPCTSATGAASKISPVSADDLLKTLAPYSSQPVTPNQPFKMDLTELDHIMEVLVGS; from the coding sequence AtgttggggaaaggaggaaagcgGAAGTTTGATGAGCATGAAGATGGGCTGGAAGGCAAAGAGGTGTCTCCTGCTGACGGTCCATCGAAGGTGTCGTACACCTTACAGCGCCAGACTATCTTCAACATTTCCGTTATGAAGCTCTACAATCACCGGCCGCTGACGGAGCCCAGCCTGCAAAAGACAGTTTTGATCAACAACATGCTGAGGCGAATCCAGGAGGAGCTCAAGCAAGAGGGCAGCTTGCGGCCCATGTTCATCACCCCTTCACAGCCGACGGATATCCTGGGAGACAACTTCCGAGAAGTCCAGCCCGCCTTCAGTCACCTGGCCTCCCTTCCGGTCCATCCTGCCGACTCCGCCAGCGCTACGCCGTTGGAGTCCTGCCTCACCCCGGCCTCGCTCCTGGAGGACGACTCGTTTTGCACTTCCCAGACCCTCCCCCAAGATGGGCCCACAAAGCCACCGACGCCCCCACCTGTAAAGGACAGTTTCTCCTCAGCCTTGGACGAAATCGAGGAACTCTGTCCAACACCTACCTCCGCTGAGGCAGTagtagctgcagcagcagcagaaacgaCGGAATCGGATCACTCTAAGGAGAACTCCAGCGAATCTGCCCTCCAGAAGCCCGAGGGGTTGCAGGAGAGCCGGATCAACGAACCGCGGCTCATGGATTCTTTACCGGGCAATTTTGAGATCACGGCATCTACAGGTTTCCTTACAGACTTGACCTTGGATGATATTCTCTTTGCTGACATAGATACTTCGATGTATGATTTCGATCCTTGCACGTCTGCTACGGGGGCTGCCTCAAAAATATCCCCCGTCTCCGCAGATGACCTCTTAAAAACTCTAGCACCctacagtagccaaccagttaccCCCAATCAGCCTTTCAAAATGGACCTCACAGAACTGGATCACATAATGGAGGTTCTGGTTGGGTCTTAA